A stretch of DNA from Desulfurella amilsii:
CCTTTTTATACATTTAACTGGAAGTTTACAAATTATTTTCAATTTTGCAAGAAAAAAACTAAATACCATAAAAAAAATGCATCAATTCTTTCCCAAAAAAGATATAAGAAAAGGCACTGAGTGCTAAAAAAGGCCCAAATGGTATTTTAGCTTTAAAATTTTTACCAAATAAAAAAACCAATAAAATTCCTGCGATGGAACCTGTAAGCGATGCAACAAAAACAGTGTACAATACACCTACCCAGCTAGTCCATACACCCACTGTACCAAGCAATTTTACATCACCAAAACCTAGTGCTTCCTGTTTTAACAATTTTGAAAATATAACTGCCAAAGCATAAAACAACACAAAACCAAACACACCCCCAATTAAGCTTTCGATAATTGCGCCATTGTATATTGCAAACAAAAACCCAAATATTAGCAATAATACATTTATAACATCGGGTATAATAAACAATTCTAAATCTATAAAACTTAAAGTTAACAAACAATACCCAAAAATGGCCCAAAAAACACTTTGCAAAGCAAAACCAAACTTTAGAAAAACACACAAGGCGATTAGTCCACCAAATAACTCCACAATTGGATGCTTTATAGGTATATTTGATTTGCAATTGCGGCATTTACCTTTTAAAAAAATGTAGCTTAAAATAGGAATATTATCGTACCATTTAATCCGAGTTTTGCAAATGGGACAGCTAGATGGAGGAGTTATAATAGAAAGACCGCGCGGGATCCTATAAATACAAACATTTAGAAAACTACCAAATATTATACCTATTATAAAAACAAATAAATAGATCAATCTTCGTCCTCTTTTTTTGGTTTTTGAGCAATATAGACAACACCAATACTA
This window harbors:
- a CDS encoding prepilin peptidase: MIYLFVFIIGIIFGSFLNVCIYRIPRGLSIITPPSSCPICKTRIKWYDNIPILSYIFLKGKCRNCKSNIPIKHPIVELFGGLIALCVFLKFGFALQSVFWAIFGYCLLTLSFIDLELFIIPDVINVLLLIFGFLFAIYNGAIIESLIGGVFGFVLFYALAVIFSKLLKQEALGFGDVKLLGTVGVWTSWVGVLYTVFVASLTGSIAGILLVFLFGKNFKAKIPFGPFLALSAFSYIFFGKELMHFFYGI